A genomic segment from Aspergillus chevalieri M1 DNA, chromosome 7, nearly complete sequence encodes:
- a CDS encoding GMC family oxidoreductase (CAZy:AA3;~COG:E;~EggNog:ENOG410PH3P;~InterPro:IPR012132,IPR036188,IPR000172,IPR007867;~PFAM:PF05199,PF00732;~SECRETED:SignalP(1-17);~go_function: GO:0016614 - oxidoreductase activity, acting on CH-OH group of donors [Evidence IEA];~go_function: GO:0050660 - flavin adenine dinucleotide binding [Evidence IEA];~go_process: GO:0055114 - oxidation-reduction process [Evidence IEA]): protein MRLSQFSLLGLLVTASAQEELNLWNYGATGNILGNTFGIPGTNATFDYIVVGGGNAGSTIASRLAENKSVSVAVVEAGGFYEIDNGNYSVVPGYSSQFTGSKPNAYNPLIDWGFSTESQQALGGRKLHYARGKTLGGCSARNFMLYHRPTVDSMQRWADEVDDQSYAFDNLLPYYKKSCHYTPPNQGLYTNSTNNQTADAFSSSGGPLEVSFSNAVDAFGTWARKAFITAGMGQINGLNSGRLLGSAYATFTINPKNAHRSTSESSFLKQSLNNGSGLVVYKNTLAQKILFDSNKTATGVQIATGGTFGTPPINFSLNARNEVILSAGALQSPQLLMVSGIGPCDHLSKFGIPCLSNLPGVGQNMLDHPVFGTAHRVNVLTNSASANNKTLAAENANKYLHHATGPLSIFGPGYYGWEKLPDPYRSKLSNASITALANFPPDWPELEYLPVAAFNGDNQVKQPADPLDGHNYATLNIALVAPLSRGTVSLSGPDMTTPPLVDPNWLSHPADMDLAVQSFKRTREIWSILSKMGIADPVEYYPGANVTSDAQIREFVKESMRPVFHAACTCKMGKKGDGMAVVDSSARVYGVQGVRVVDASSFPLLPPGHPQSTVYALAEKIADAILGSTLW from the coding sequence ATGCGCCTCTCTCAATTTTCCCTCCTAGGCCTCCTGGTCACGGCATCAGCGCAAGAGGAGCTTAATCTCTGGAACTACGGAGCGACAGGAAACATCCTCGGAAACACATTTGGCATTCCCGGAACAAATGCGACTTTCGACTATATCGTGGTCGGCGGTGGGAACGCCGGCTCGACCATCGCCAGCCGACTCGCAGAGAACAAATCGGTTAGCGTCGCGGTCGTCGAGGCTGGTGGCTTTTACGAGATCGATAATGGCAATTACTCTGTTGTCCCCGGGTACTCGTCGCAGTTTACCGGATCCAAGCCCAACGCGTATAACCCGCTTATCGACTGGGGATTCAGTACGGAATCACAGCAAGCTTTGGGTGGCCGGAAGCTTCACTATGCCCGTGGGAAGACACTGGGAGGATGCTCGGCTAGGAATTTCATGCTTTATCACCGGCCTACGGTCGACAGTATGCAGCGGTGGGCGGATGAGGTGGATGACCAGAGCTATGCGTTCGACAATCTGCTCCCATACTACAAGAAATCTTGTCATTATACGCCTCCAAATCAGGGGCTCTACACCAACTCCACGAACAATCAGACGGCAGATGCGTTTAGTTCCTCCGGAGGACCGCTGGAGGTCTCGTTCAGCAATGCCGTCGACGCATTCGGTACCTGGGCCCGCAAGGCCTTCATCACAGCGGGCATGGGCCAAATCAACGGTCTCAACAGCGGCAGGCTTCTAGGCTCTGCGTATGCAACCTTCACCATCAACCCCAAGAACGCGCACCGCTCGACCTCTGAATCCAGCTTCCTCAAGCAATCCCTCAACAACGGCTCCGGCCTGGTAGTGTACAAAAACACCCTGGCCCAGAAGATCCTATTCGACTCGAACAAAACCGCAACAGGAGTCCAAATCGCAACAGGAGGCACATTCGGCACACCACCCATCAACTTCTCCCTCAACGCTCGCAACGAAGTCATCCTCTCCGCGGGTGCCCTGCAATCACCTCAACTCCTCATGGTCTCCGGGATCGGTCCCTGCGACCACCTTTCCAAGTTTGGAATCCCCTGCCTCTCCAACCTCCCAGGCGTCGGCCAGAACATGCTCGACCACCCAGTCTTCGGGACCGCGCACCGCGTCAACGTCCTCACAAACTCCGCATCCGCAAACAACAAGACCCTCGCCGCCGAAAACGCAAACAAATACCTCCACCACGCCACAGGCCCCCTCTCCATCTTCGGCCCAGGCTACTACGGCTGGGAAAAGCTCCCAGACCCCTACCGCTCGAAGCTCTCCAACGCATCCATCACCGCCCTGGCAAACTTCCCCCCCGACTGGCCCGAACTCGAATATCTCCCCGTCGCCGCCTTCAACGGCGATAACCAAGTCAAGCAACCAGCCGACCCGCTCGACGGCCACAACTACGCAACCCTGAACATCGCCCTCGTTGCGCCTCTCTCCCGCGGCACAGTCTCCCTCTCTGGTCCCGACATGACAACACCGCCCCTCGTCGACCCGAACTGGCTCTCCCACCCAGCAGACATGGATCTAGCCGTGCAATCGTTCAAACGCACGCGGGAGATCTGGTCCATTTTATCGAAAATGGGCATAGCGGATCCAGTCGAGTACTACCCCGGCGCGAATGTAACCAGCGATGCGCAGATACGGGAGTTTGTTAAGGAGAGTATGCGGCCTGTGTTCCACGCGGCTTGTACGTGTAAGATGGGAAAGAAGGGAGATGGGATGGCGGTTGTGGATAGTTCTGCCCGCGTGTATGGGGTGCAGGGGGTGAGGGTTGTTGATGCTAGTAGTTTTCCGTTGCTACCGCCGGGACATCCACAGTCGACGGTTTATGCGTTGGCGGAGAAGATTGCGGATGCTATTTTGGGATCGACTTTGTGGTAG
- a CDS encoding uncharacterized protein (COG:S;~EggNog:ENOG410PZP7), translating into MTRKPGIPGPKPGANPGKKRKQDKDLSKNPHTMRGRELLASKSDSEKAVIRRKNNDRAAFVSARLKLRASTSWQEATMEEQEILENSLKDQVMRERYEKGQSAQFFLDQLEGESIDSSVWETVDFENDTELCYHAQLDDIASHETIPTTETAKEAEAAQSSATGQLIKICIPSLGVTFDSPFYAVWPVLT; encoded by the exons ATGACCAGAAAACCTGGAATCCCAGGCCCCAAACCTGGTGCGAATCCAGGCAAAAAGCGAAAGCAGGACAAAGACCTGTCTAAGAATCCCCACACTATGCGAGGCCGTGAACTACTGGCAAGCAAGAGTGACAGTGAAAAGGCTGTGATACGTCGGAAGAATAATGATAGGGCAGCCTTTGTCAGTGCCCGTCTGAAACTCCGGGCGAGTACTAGCTGGCAGGAAGCAACTATGGAAGAACAGGAAATATTAGAAAATTCACTGAAAGATCAAGTGATGAGGGAACG ATATGAAAAGGGCCAGTCAGCCCAATTTTTCTTGGATCAGCTGGAAGGAGAGAGCATTGACAGTAGTGTCTGGGAGACTGTGGATTTTGAAAATGATACAGAATTGTGTTATCATGCACAGCTGGATGATATTGCTTCTCATGAGACCATTCCGACCACTGAGACTGCCAAGGAAGCTGAAGCGGCACAATCATCAGCTACAGGACAGCTGATAAAAATCTGCATACCATCACTTGGGGTCACTTTCGACTCTCCCTTCTACGCAGTCTGGCCAGTCTTGACATGA
- the HHT1_5 gene encoding histone H3.1 (COG:B;~EggNog:ENOG410PN02;~InterPro:IPR007125,IPR009072,IPR000164;~PFAM:PF00125;~go_component: GO:0000786 - nucleosome [Evidence IEA];~go_function: GO:0003677 - DNA binding [Evidence IEA];~go_function: GO:0046982 - protein heterodimerization activity [Evidence IEA]), with translation MARATATARKSTGGRASRKRLGAKAARKTPAKKKGTRKFKPGTIALREIRRYQKGHELLLPKTPFRRVVQEITSEMMFEKDYRFQSSALDALQEISEAFLVNEFEMTNLCAIHARRVTIQARDMQLVRRLRKHMGLDPVGTV, from the exons atggctCGTGCCACTGCAACTGCTCGCAAATCAACTGGAGGAAGAGCTTCCCGCAAACGTTTGGGTGCAAAAGCAGCCAGAAAGACCccagccaagaagaagggtaCCAGAAAGTTCAAGCCTGGCA CTATTGCTCTGCGTGAAATCCGTCGTTACCAGAAAGGCCATGAACTTTTGCTCCCCAAGACCCCCTTTCGACGTGTCGTGCAAGAGATCACCAGTGAGATGATGTTTGAAAAAGACTATCGCTTTCAGTCCAGCGCCCTGGACGCACTGCAAGAAATAAGTGAGGCGTTCCTTGTAAATGAATTTGAGA TGACAAACCTATGTGCCATCCATGCCAGGCGTGTCACCATACAGGCTAGAGACATGCAGCTGGTCCGGCGACTGCGGAAGCATATGGGCCTAGATCCTGTTGGAACTGTGTAG
- the NSA2 gene encoding rRNA-processing protein NSA2 (BUSCO:EOG09263ZBF;~COG:J;~EggNog:ENOG410PJ4S;~InterPro:IPR039411,IPR022309;~PFAM:PF01201), with protein MPQNEYIERWQKQHGKRLDHEERTRKRQAREHHQQSKDAQNLRGLRAKLYQQKRHAEKIQMKKRIKAQEEKNVKSSAPEEPSKTPLPQYLLDRSQATNAKALSSAIKDKRNEKAAKFAVPLPKVKGISEEEMFKVVNTGKKTAKKSWKRMITKPTFVGGDFTRRPVKYERFIRPMGLRYKKANVTHPEMAVTVQLPILSVKKNPQNPLYTQLGVLTKGTILEVNVSELGMVTTNGKVVWGKWAQVTNNPENDGCVNAVLLV; from the exons ATG CCTCAGAACGA GTATATCGAGCGCTGGCAAAAGCAGCACGGCAAGCGCCTCGACCACGAGGAGCGAACCCGCAAGCGCCAAGCCCGTgaacaccaccaacaatcCAAAGATGCTCAGAACCTGCGCGGTCTGAGAGCCAAGCTCTACCAGCAGAAGCGCCATGCCGAGAAGATCCAGATGAAGAAGCGCATCAAGGcgcaggaggagaagaaCGTCAAGTCCTCTGCCCCCGAAGAGCCCTCCAAGACACCCTTGCCGCAATATCTGTTGGACCGTTCCCAGGCTACCAATGCGAAGGCCTTGTCGAGTGCTATTAAGGATAAGCGGAATGAGAAGGCGGCTAAGTTTGCGGTGCCGTTGCCCAAAGTTAAGGGTATTAGTGAGGAGGAAATGTTCAAGGTCGTGAACACTGGTAAGAAGACGGCTAAGAAGtcttggaagaggatgattaCCAAGCCTACCTTTGTGGGCGGTGATTTCACTCGGAGACCGGTCAAGTATGAACGGTTTATTCGGCCTATGGGTTTGCGTTACAAGAAGGCCAACGTCACTCA CCCCGAAATGGCCGTCACCGTGCAATTGCCCATCCTCTCGGTCAAGAAGAACCCTCAGAACCCCCTGTACACACAACTCGGTGTCCTGACCAAGGGAACAATTCTCGAGGTCAACGTTTCCGAGTTGGGTATGGTCACCACCAACGGCAAGGTCGTCTGGGGTAAATGGGCCCAGGTTACTAACAACCCGGAGAACGACGGTTGTGTCAACGC TGTCCTCCTCGTTTAA
- the MPS1 gene encoding serine/threonine/tyrosine protein kinase MPS1 (BUSCO:EOG092610LQ;~COG:D;~EggNog:ENOG410PHX5;~InterPro:IPR017441,IPR008271,IPR027084,IPR000719, IPR011009;~PFAM:PF07714,PF00069;~go_function: GO:0004672 - protein kinase activity [Evidence IEA];~go_function: GO:0004712 - protein serine/threonine/tyrosine kinase activity [Evidence IEA];~go_function: GO:0005524 - ATP binding [Evidence IEA];~go_process: GO:0006468 - protein phosphorylation [Evidence IEA];~go_process: GO:0007093 - mitotic cell cycle checkpoint [Evidence IEA];~go_process: GO:0051304 - chromosome separation [Evidence IEA]): MASPNSLSTAYNSGLHRQPSSRQLSRATVSRSGSRRTSSAIQSSSSRDHGISVPRQYSAGDSSDDEVPEPKFSASVKALLDEDGLGSSPRQRREQTPEEVRASTAAISSQERQERRRSSRSPRLESPQDRSTGSPAPRVVRIGSAMSSRSRREGSVLSSSEQQDSDAKNDFITPAPRQRSVRIASHTRSPASISPSQRRSAERNFSDGHGSAERLEEERKMRYDDDYMPRVGTSSVLRSRGGEEPGASSLRVKRVGRLTGAFLNGPARRGVLRRQSEENDEGPSYLSPEDDQRESHESAHDNNAEYRYKDTRSSPRVTWAEPRPSSREDGRHRSIEPANASGDDAPYERMSSPKSYGSHSKSTPGSSSEYSSKSSGAREQPVFKIPPLPSMPAAQDQENEPPPTFRRTRPQASSMLDKPEKMSVAYGEDKKENGETPVSSSQRKILAARSNNTPHRPAPPPPKMSVLDTATGSGGAAAASQSRRKRNQVSINHKAFTRLDCIGRGGSSRVYRVMAENYKIFALKRVNLEDVDPLTLAGYKGEIDLLKKLENLDRVVRLFDWELNSDKHTLSVLMEIGESDLEKILAYRLNADDATLDINFTRYYWKEMLECVRAVHEHNIVHSDLKPANFLLVQGRLKLIDFGIANAIQDNTVNVHREQQVGTPNYMSPEALVDSNASLGLPSSVGKMMKLGKPSDVWSLGCILYKMVYGHPPFAKIAKYYERIMAIPNPRVQIDFPEFGVGGVPVPPGLIRTLKRCLQRDQTLRPTVDELLGQRDPFLYPDAQMDGAVPISQDMLGRILVNVVNHCRVRGIPKEEELATWPAGFFAKIKSALEEEAGR; the protein is encoded by the coding sequence ATGGCCTCTCCCAACTCCCTTTCGACCGCATACAACAGCGGCCTCCATCGCCAACCCTCTTCCCGACAATTGTCCCGTGCCACGGTTTCTCGATCCGGTTCCCGACGCACCTCTTCCGCAATCCAGAGTTCTTCGTCCCGAGACCATGGGATATCCGTCCCCAGGCAGTATTCTGCCGGCGACAGCTCCGATGACGAGGTCCCGGAGCCCAAGTTCAGTGCCTCTGTCAAGGCACTTCTCGACGAAGATGGGCTGGGCTCTTCGCCCCGTCAACGAAGGGAACAGACTCCAGAGGAAGTCCGTGCTTCAACAGCAGCTATATCGAGTCAAGAGAGACAAGAGAGGCGGCGCTCCTCGCGGTCGCCGCGTCTCGAATCGCCCCAGGACCGATCGACCGGCAGCCCCGCGCCGCGCGTTGTTCGCATAGGATCAGCTATGTCTTCTCGATCGAGGAGGGAAGGATCTGTATTGTCAAGTAGCGAGCAACAGGATTCAGACGCAAAAaacgacttcatcacacctGCGCCCAGACAACGCAGCGTGCGCATCGCCAGTCATACACGCTCCCCGGCATCGATATCCCCGTCGCAAAGGCGGTCTGCCGAGCGGAACTTCAGCGACGGGCATGGAAGTGCAGAGCGCTTGGAAGAGGAGCGGAAGATGCGTTACGATGATGACTACATGCCGCGCGTTGGTACTTCGTCTGTGCTGCGGTCGCGTGGCGGGGAAGAACCCGGCGCCAGCTCACTGCGTGTCAAGAGAGTCGGAAGGCTGACGGGCGCCTTTTTGAACGGACCTGCAAGGCGTGGCGTGCTCCGGCGCCAGAGTGAAGAGAACGACGAGGGGCCGAGCTATCTATCCCCAGAAGACGACCAGCGAGAAAGCCACGAATCAGCACACGACAATAATGCTGAATACCGCTACAAAGACACAAGGTCCTCACCTCGAGTGACGTGGGCAGAACCGAGACCAAGTTCGCGTGAAGATGGCCGGCATCGCTCTATTGAGCCTGCGAACGCATCAGGGGACGATGCGCCTTACGAACGAATGTCTTCGCCTAAGTCTTATGGGTCGCATTCGAAATCTACGCCTGGATCGTCGTCTGAGTATTCGTCCAAGTCTTCTGGTGCCAGAGAACAACCAGTCTTCAAAATCCCTCCATTACCGTCAATGCCCGCAGCACAGGATCAAGAAAACGAGCCACCGCCGACATTCAGACGAACCAGACCACAGGCGTCCAGTATGTTGGATAAACCGGAGAAGATGTCTGTTGCTTACGGAGaagacaagaaagagaacggCGAAACACCAGTTAGTAGTTCGCAAAGGAAGATACTTGCAGCTCGCAGCAACAACACGCCTCATCGACCAGCTCCGCCGCCTCCGAAGATGTCGGTGCTTGACACCGCAACAGGCAGTGGAGGAGCGGCGGCGGCCTCACAGTCTCGCAGGAAGCGAAACCAAGTTTCCATTAATCATAAGGCGTTCACACGACTTGATTGCATCGGTCGTGGTGGAAGCTCGCGAGTGTATCGAGTTATGGCAGAGAATTATAAGATCTTTGCTCTCAAGCGAGTTAACCTGGAAGACGTCGATCCGTTGACCCTGGCCGGATACAAGGGTGAAATCGACCTCCTCAAGAAATTGGAGAACTTGGACCGAGTTGTCCGTCTCTTCGACTGGGAGCTCAACTCGGACAAGCACACCCTCAGCGTTTTGATGGAGATTGGAGAATCTGATTTGGAAAAGATCCTCGCATACCGTTTGAACGCCGACGACGCTACTTTGGATATCAATTTCACTCGCTACTACTGGAAAGAAATGCTCGAGTGTGTTCGTGCAGTTCACGAACACAACATCGTCCATTCTGACCTTAAACCCGCCAACTTTCTCTTAGTCCAAGGAAGGCTCAAATTGATCGATTTTGGTATCGCCAACGCCATCCAGGATAACACCGTCAACGTGCATCGCGAGCAACAAGTCGGAACACCCAACTACATGTCCCCAGAAGCCTTGGTCGACTCGAACGCCTCGCTAGGCCTGCCCTCCAGCGTTGGCAAaatgatgaaactgggtaaACCCAGCGACGTCTGGAGTTTAGGCTGCATCCTCTACAAAATGGTCTATGGCCACCCTCCCTTCGCTAAAATCGCCAAGTACTACGAACGTATCATGGCCATCCCCAACCCGAGAGTCCAGATCGACTTCCCTGAATTCGGAGTCGGAGGTGTCCCTGTGCCGCCCGGACTGATCCGGACATTGAAACGCTGTCTGCAGCGTGACCAGACTCTCCGGCCAACAGTCGACGAGCTCCTCGGTCAACGGGATCCGTTTTTATACCCTGATGCACAGATGGATGGCGCTGTCCCGATTAGCCAGGATATGCTCGGCCGAATTCTGGTTAACGTTGTGAATCACTGTCGGGTGCGTGGTATTccaaaggaagaggaattggCTACGTGGCCGGCTGGGTTCTTTGCGAAGATCAAGTCTGCTTTGGAAGAGGAAGCTGGTCGGTGA
- a CDS encoding mitochondrial 54S ribosomal protein bL21m (COG:J;~EggNog:ENOG410PP2I;~InterPro:IPR028909,IPR036164;~PFAM:PF00829;~go_component: GO:0005840 - ribosome [Evidence IEA]), whose amino-acid sequence MFARSVLRKALALPFEQTPSSTTLFRATLSTTTSTSTSTSSKPESPLSASPRAQSNNPTHQQHQLPVTPSSAASTPASTPYTTPQTSSHIPTQKQPLPPTFEAPLKVTSSLLELLPHLTAQRAHYITAHVHAKPYLVTAGDHLRLPFLMANVQPGDVIRLNRASVIGSRDFTLKGKPYIDERMFECRARVVGVDSEPMRYKEKTKRRQRHVRTIKSKERYTMLRIMDVKVKTKEELVQEGAVVVEGQDQATLEVKS is encoded by the coding sequence ATGTTCGCCCGCTCCGTCCTTCGAAAGGCCCTGGCCCTGCCATTCGAGCAGAccccatcatcaaccactCTCTTCCGGGCCACTCTCTCCACGACAACGtcgacatcgacatcgacatcgTCAAAACCCGAGTCCCCACTGAGCGCATCGCCCCGTGCCCAATCCAACAACCCCACACACCAACAGCACCAACTCCCCGTCAcaccctcctccgccgccagcACACCCGCCTCAACACCCTACACAACCCCCCAGACCTCCAGCCACATCCCAACTCAGAAACAACCACTCCCCCCAACCTTCGAAGCGCCCCTGAAAGTCACAAGCTCCCTTCTCGAGCTCCTCCCGCACCTCACCGCGCAACGAGCGCACTACATCACCGCGCACGTCCACGCGAAGCCCTACCTCGTGACCGCAGGCGACCACCTGCGTCTGCCGTTCCTGATGGCCAATGTGCAGCCCGGTGATGTGATTCGGCTGAACCGGGCGAGTGTGATTGGTTCGCGGGACTTTACGCTCAAGGGGAAGCCGTATATTGATGAGCGGATGTTTGAGTGTCGGGCAAGGGTTGTGGGGGTTGATTCGGAGCCGATGCGGTACAaggagaagacgaagaggaggcAGAGGCATGTGCGGACGATTAAGAGCAAGGAGCGGTATACTATGTTGAGGATTATGGATGTTAAGGTTAAGACCAAGGAGGAGCTGGTGCAGGAGggggctgttgttgttgaggggCAGGATCAGGCGACATTGGAGGTCAAGTCGTGA